Proteins from one Puntigrus tetrazona isolate hp1 chromosome 10, ASM1883169v1, whole genome shotgun sequence genomic window:
- the ptgdsa gene encoding prostaglandin D2 synthase a, with product MKITLASISLLMLLSDVHASVQPQKNFDLQRFAGRWYRLGLAYDSPGFVRHRSRLTVSMGTVEPKENGNVNMTMWSLSSSGCHSKVYIYKKTSVPGVFTYYSTRHRRVKDVTVVETNYTEYALVLKHKKFNKEFTQVALYGRTKKLRADVMEKFRAYAAGQGFPKDSILTPSAAVLLEDCPPSGS from the exons ATGAAGATCACTTTGGCGAGCATCTCTTTGCTGATGCTTCTGAGCGATGTCCACGCCAGCGTCCAGCCGCAGAAGAACTTTGACCTTCAGAGG TTTGCAGGGAGGTGGTATCGGCTCGGCCTGGCCTACGATTCGCCGGGTTTCGTGCGGCACAGAAGCAGACTCACCGTCTCGATGGGCACCGTGGAGCCGAAGGAGAACGGGAACGTCAACATGACCATGTGGAGTTTAAG CTCCTCTGGCTGTCATTCAAAGGTCTACATTTATAAGAAGACGTCTGTTCCTGGCGTCTTCACCTACTATAGCACTC GTCACCGAAGGGTGAAGGATGTCACCGTGGTGGAGACCAACTACACGGAGTACGCCCTGGTCCTCAAACACAAGAAGTTTAACAAGGAGTTCACGCAAGTGGCCCTTTACG GTCGAACTAAGAAGCTGAGGGCGGATGTGATGGAGAAGTTCAGAGCGTACGCCGCAGGTCAAGGATTCCCTAAAGACTCCATACTGACTCCATCAGCCGCTG TCCTTTTAGAAGACTGTCCTCCTTCAGGAAGTTAG